A single region of the Gorilla gorilla gorilla isolate KB3781 chromosome 1, NHGRI_mGorGor1-v2.1_pri, whole genome shotgun sequence genome encodes:
- the OPN3 gene encoding opsin-3 isoform X2, producing MYSGNRSGGQGYWDGGGAAGAEGPAPAGTLSPAPLFSPGTYERLALLLGSIGLLGVGNNLLVLVLYYKFQRLRTPTHLLLVNISLSDLLVSLFGVTFTFVSCLRNGWVWDTVGCVWDGFSGSLFEKSSSHKCIYDAF from the exons ATGTACTCGGGGAACCGCAGCGGCGGCCAGGGCTACTGGGACGGCGGCGGGGCCGCGGGCGCTGAGGGGCCGGCGCCGGCGGGGACACTGAGCCCCGCGCCCCTCTTCAGCCCCGGCACCTACGAGCGCCTGGCGCTGCTGCTGGGCTCCATTGGGCTGCTGGGCGTCGGCAACAACCTGCTGGTGCTCGTCCTCTACTACAAGTTCCAGCGGCTCCGCACTCCCACTCACCTCCTCCTGGTCAACATCAGCCTCAGCGACCTGCTGGTGTCCCTCTTCGGGGTCACCTTTACCTTCGTGTCCTGCCTGAGGAACGGCTGGGTGTGGGACACCGTGGGCTGCGTGTGGGACGGGTTTAGCGGCAGCCTCTTCG aGAAGAGTTCCAGTCACAAATGCATATATGATGCATTTTGA